A portion of the Paenibacillus sp. PvR098 genome contains these proteins:
- a CDS encoding phosphatidate cytidylyltransferase, which produces MKQRIVTGLIAGIGFFIMLYLGGYWFAGLLLVLSMIGYDEFLRMNALKGNKTIELLGFLGVFCLTLQWQNTGITPSHLVWLFMFLFMAATVISKNKITIDHIAMAFIGMVYIGIGFHYMIATRNMAENGIFWTLLVFFCIWSTDSGAYFVGSKVGKTPLWPTISPKKTVEGAIGGIVISILVALAFAWYRPELLHYVQAAWIGIVIAVAGQLGDLIQSAYKRVKGIKDTGAILPGHGGVLDRTDSWMIVFPLLHILSLIPHA; this is translated from the coding sequence TTGAAGCAGAGAATCGTCACAGGACTCATCGCAGGGATCGGTTTTTTCATCATGCTGTACTTGGGCGGTTATTGGTTTGCCGGGCTACTTTTGGTATTGTCGATGATCGGTTACGATGAGTTTCTGCGTATGAACGCGCTAAAGGGAAATAAAACCATTGAATTGCTCGGCTTCTTAGGTGTGTTTTGCCTTACTCTTCAGTGGCAGAATACAGGAATCACTCCAAGTCATCTGGTCTGGTTGTTTATGTTCCTGTTTATGGCCGCGACGGTCATTTCCAAAAACAAAATAACGATAGACCATATCGCCATGGCTTTTATCGGCATGGTATATATCGGTATCGGCTTTCATTATATGATAGCGACTAGAAATATGGCGGAGAACGGAATTTTTTGGACGCTGCTAGTTTTTTTCTGTATCTGGTCGACCGATTCCGGTGCCTATTTTGTTGGATCGAAGGTGGGGAAGACACCGCTTTGGCCGACAATCAGCCCAAAAAAAACAGTGGAAGGCGCGATCGGCGGAATAGTGATTTCGATCCTCGTCGCGCTGGCTTTCGCTTGGTATAGGCCTGAGCTTCTCCATTATGTGCAGGCTGCCTGGATCGGTATCGTCATTGCCGTTGCAGGTCAGCTGGGAGACCTGATTCAATCCGCATACAAACGGGTGAAAGGCATCAAGGACACGGGTGCGATCTTGCCGGGTCACGGTGGTGTCTTGGATCGTACAGACAGCTGGATGATCGTCTTTCCGCTTCTCCACATCCTGTCATTGATTCCTCATGCATAA
- the rseP gene encoding RIP metalloprotease RseP, with product MSTLQNIFQIVLLFFVLVSIHEWGHFYFAKRAGILVREFAIGFGPKLLSFKRDETRYTLRLLPIGGFVRMAGEDPEIVQINPGQRIAVLLKDDRVTHIYLNEFDRRAGSLEGVVEQIDLEKELFVRLDIDGEIQRFAVHPQAMMVSKDNETQIAPWDRQFGSKTVGQRALSIFAGPLMNFILAFVLFVTVVFVAGVPHKVKIADTMPGSAAQNAGLQSGDLIVNVNGVEIGAERSKLTSLIQNSVSKPMVWTIERNGEKIQKNVTPAVDQDGVIRVGVTLIAETRPATVTEGFTNGWKSLSSATMLILDGFGKLATLQFKMDDLGGPVRIVEFTSEQASAGWAQYISWTAIMSLYLGLFNLLPIPALDGSRLVFLGLEALRGKPVDPSRESMVHFVGFAMLMLLMIAVTYNDILRLING from the coding sequence TTGTCGACGCTGCAGAATATATTTCAAATTGTGCTCTTGTTTTTTGTTCTCGTATCGATACATGAGTGGGGACATTTTTATTTCGCGAAACGTGCCGGTATCTTGGTCAGGGAGTTTGCAATAGGTTTCGGCCCTAAGCTGCTGTCCTTCAAACGGGATGAGACAAGATATACGCTGCGTCTGCTACCGATCGGCGGTTTTGTAAGAATGGCCGGGGAAGACCCGGAGATCGTTCAGATTAACCCTGGACAGCGTATAGCCGTTCTGCTGAAGGACGATCGAGTCACCCACATTTATTTGAACGAGTTCGACCGTCGGGCTGGTAGTCTAGAAGGTGTGGTCGAACAAATCGATTTGGAGAAAGAGCTGTTTGTTCGTCTTGACATTGACGGTGAAATACAACGGTTTGCGGTTCATCCACAAGCGATGATGGTGAGCAAGGATAACGAAACGCAAATCGCTCCATGGGATCGCCAATTTGGTAGTAAAACGGTAGGTCAGCGGGCACTATCGATATTTGCGGGGCCGTTGATGAACTTTATCTTGGCGTTCGTCCTGTTTGTTACCGTTGTATTTGTTGCTGGCGTGCCGCATAAGGTTAAGATTGCAGATACGATGCCGGGATCCGCTGCTCAGAATGCCGGCCTTCAATCTGGTGACTTGATCGTGAATGTGAACGGTGTGGAGATTGGGGCAGAACGCAGCAAGCTGACTTCGCTCATTCAAAACTCTGTGAGCAAACCCATGGTATGGACGATTGAACGAAATGGAGAGAAAATCCAGAAGAATGTGACGCCAGCGGTAGACCAAGACGGTGTCATTCGTGTCGGCGTCACGCTCATTGCCGAGACAAGGCCTGCTACCGTAACGGAAGGATTTACTAACGGCTGGAAGAGTCTTTCTTCTGCCACTATGCTTATATTGGATGGATTCGGCAAGCTGGCTACGCTGCAGTTCAAGATGGACGATCTGGGAGGTCCCGTGAGGATCGTTGAATTTACTAGTGAGCAGGCTAGCGCTGGATGGGCGCAGTATATTTCATGGACCGCCATTATGAGTCTCTATTTGGGGCTATTCAACCTGCTGCCGATTCCGGCGTTGGACGGAAGTCGCCTTGTTTTCCTAGGGCTTGAAGCGCTGCGCGGCAAACCGGTCGATCCTAGCCGTGAGAGCATGGTTCATTTCGTCGGATTTGCTATGCTAATGCTGCTTATGATAGCCGTAACGTATAACGATATATTACGATTGATCAACGGGTAA
- a CDS encoding 1-deoxy-D-xylulose-5-phosphate reductoisomerase, whose translation MKKISILGSTGSIGTQTLDVVSHYPEQYTVEGLSGGYNIKLLAEQIRRFRPRKASVATKELAERLSLEIPSDVQLFYGEEGLVEIAAGTEAEFVVTAVVGSQGLQPTLAAIEAGKHIGLANKETLVSAGHLVTELANRSGVQLLPIDSEHSAIFQCLQGESREQIHKITLTASGGSFRDRSRDELQNVTVEDALKHPNWAMGAKITIDSATMVNKGLEVIEARWLFGLSYDQIEVLIHPESIIHSYVEFEDYSIIAQMGLPDMRVPIQYALTYPNRQRTPGDRLRLADIGKLHFREMDFGRYPCLRMAYESGRAGGSMPTVYNAANEVAVERFLKREISFLEIERVIEEVMAEHELVAFPDLRAILDIDQWARITARNIPSRQ comes from the coding sequence GTGAAAAAAATCAGCATCCTGGGCTCCACGGGCTCTATCGGTACGCAAACGCTGGATGTCGTTTCTCATTATCCAGAGCAGTACACGGTGGAAGGCTTGTCGGGAGGATATAACATAAAGCTATTGGCGGAGCAAATCCGGCGGTTCCGCCCTCGCAAGGCTTCGGTGGCGACAAAGGAGCTGGCGGAGCGGTTGTCGCTGGAAATTCCTTCAGATGTGCAGCTATTTTATGGTGAAGAGGGACTCGTCGAGATCGCCGCAGGCACGGAGGCTGAGTTTGTCGTCACCGCGGTTGTAGGTAGTCAAGGCTTACAACCTACACTTGCCGCGATCGAAGCGGGGAAGCATATTGGGCTTGCCAATAAAGAAACGTTGGTCAGTGCCGGACACCTGGTCACGGAGCTCGCTAATCGCAGCGGCGTGCAGCTGCTGCCGATCGACAGCGAGCATTCCGCTATTTTCCAGTGTCTGCAGGGCGAAAGCCGAGAACAAATACATAAGATTACGCTGACCGCTTCCGGCGGCAGCTTTAGGGACCGTTCCCGCGACGAATTGCAAAACGTAACGGTAGAAGATGCGCTAAAGCATCCGAATTGGGCCATGGGCGCTAAAATTACGATCGATTCGGCGACAATGGTCAATAAAGGCTTGGAAGTAATCGAGGCCCGTTGGCTATTCGGACTGTCGTACGATCAGATTGAAGTGCTGATTCATCCCGAGAGCATCATTCATTCCTATGTAGAGTTCGAGGATTACAGCATCATCGCACAGATGGGACTTCCAGATATGCGTGTGCCGATTCAATATGCGCTTACGTATCCGAACCGGCAGAGAACGCCTGGCGATCGACTGCGGCTTGCTGATATCGGAAAGCTGCATTTTCGGGAAATGGATTTCGGAAGATATCCTTGTCTGCGTATGGCTTATGAAAGCGGAAGAGCCGGCGGTTCCATGCCGACAGTGTATAATGCAGCCAATGAAGTTGCAGTGGAGCGTTTCTTGAAAAGGGAGATTTCTTTCCTTGAGATTGAGCGCGTAATTGAAGAGGTGATGGCGGAGCACGAGCTTGTCGCATTCCCTGACTTACGGGCAATCCTTGATATCGATCAATGGGCAAGGATTACTGCTCGGAATATACCGTCACGGCAATAG
- a CDS encoding isoprenyl transferase, which translates to MIPFKKWFGSKPEGEDFARQLDADNIPNHVAVIMDGNGRWAQKRGLPRVAGHHSGMKNVKRITMAANSIGVQVLTVYAFSTENWKRPKEEVDYLMKLPLEFFPKEIDELIANNVQIRMTGWQEGLPDYTLKAIQDAIDQTKRNTGLILNFALNYGSRKEMLRGIRQLVQDANENKVNPDGIDETMFAKYLLTDPLPDPDLLIRTSGEKRISNFMLWQLAYSELWFTDLCWPEFTERHFYEAILEYQRRARRYGGL; encoded by the coding sequence ATGATACCTTTCAAGAAATGGTTTGGAAGCAAACCGGAGGGTGAGGATTTCGCCCGGCAGCTTGATGCAGATAATATTCCGAACCATGTTGCTGTCATTATGGATGGTAACGGTCGCTGGGCGCAAAAGAGGGGACTGCCGCGGGTTGCCGGACACCATTCCGGAATGAAAAACGTAAAGAGAATCACGATGGCGGCAAACAGCATTGGTGTACAAGTGCTGACGGTGTATGCCTTTTCCACGGAAAACTGGAAGCGGCCTAAAGAAGAAGTCGACTATTTGATGAAGCTTCCGCTTGAATTTTTCCCCAAGGAAATTGACGAATTGATAGCCAACAACGTCCAAATTCGTATGACCGGCTGGCAGGAAGGTCTTCCGGATTATACGCTTAAAGCGATTCAAGACGCTATCGATCAGACGAAACGGAATACAGGCCTTATCTTAAATTTTGCGCTGAACTACGGCAGCCGGAAAGAGATGTTAAGAGGGATCCGACAGCTTGTACAGGATGCGAATGAGAATAAAGTGAATCCGGACGGAATCGATGAAACCATGTTCGCCAAATATTTGCTGACCGATCCGCTCCCGGACCCCGATCTGTTAATTCGAACAAGCGGGGAGAAGCGCATCAGTAATTTTATGCTGTGGCAGCTTGCCTATTCGGAGCTGTGGTTTACGGATCTTTGCTGGCCTGAGTTTACTGAGCGGCACTTCTATGAAGCGATTCTGGAATACCAGCGTCGGGCCAGAAGATACGGCGGTTTGTAG
- the frr gene encoding ribosome recycling factor has product MPQSIKKNAEDRMEKAIGALKKELASLRAGRATPALLDRVQVEYYGAMTPVSQLANINTPDSRTLMIQPWDKSSVSAIEKAIMKSDLGLTPSNDGSSIRIVIPALTEERRAELVKMTKKFGEEAKVAIRNIRRDANDDIKKLEKTGISEDESRRHQEDIQKFTDKNIAEVDKVLAAKEKEIMEV; this is encoded by the coding sequence GAAAAAGCGATTGGCGCGCTGAAGAAGGAGCTGGCTTCGCTGCGTGCGGGACGCGCGACACCGGCACTGCTCGATCGCGTACAGGTAGAGTACTACGGTGCAATGACTCCGGTGAGCCAACTGGCCAATATCAACACGCCGGATTCCCGAACGCTGATGATTCAACCTTGGGACAAAAGCTCTGTTTCCGCTATTGAGAAAGCGATCATGAAATCGGATCTAGGACTTACGCCTTCCAATGACGGCAGTTCGATTCGTATCGTTATTCCTGCATTGACAGAAGAGCGTCGTGCTGAGCTGGTTAAAATGACGAAAAAATTCGGCGAGGAAGCGAAAGTAGCCATCCGTAATATTCGCCGCGATGCCAACGACGATATCAAGAAACTGGAAAAAACAGGAATATCGGAAGATGAATCCCGTCGTCATCAAGAGGATATCCAGAAGTTTACAGATAAGAATATTGCTGAAGTGGATAAAGTTCTCGCAGCCAAAGAAAAAGAAATTATGGAAGTGTAA
- the proS gene encoding proline--tRNA ligase, which yields MSNSKQEKQFVKEITPQSEDFSRWYIDTIKKADLMSYSPVRGCIVFKPDGYEIWEHIQRELDGRFKETGHRNAYFPMFIPESFFQKEKEHVEGFNPELPWVTEAGGEKLEERLAIRPTSETMIGHMYSEWINSYRDLPLLINQWANVVRWEKRTLPFLRTTEFLWQEGHTAHEDELDARKETMQMLEIYRDFAENFLAIPVIMGQKTPSEKFAGAVDTYSIEAMMKDGKAVQAGTSHYLGTNFAVAFDIKYLDRENQHQFCHTTSWGVSTRLIGALIMVHGDDRGLALPPKVAPTQVVMIPIGPPKTRDQVVGRVNELYDQLKKAGVRVKVDDRPDQSPGWKFNEYEMRGVPVRVELGPRDMENGQVVLVSRITGEKRMVAQDQFLAEVQKLLTETQQEMYDRAKRFRDESMTEADSMDELKSFLELKRGFALSGWCGSNACEAHVKEETGATSRNIPFEPSTTKTKCLVCGSEAKHTVLFGRAY from the coding sequence ATGTCAAATTCAAAACAGGAAAAGCAATTTGTAAAGGAAATTACGCCGCAAAGCGAGGATTTCTCGCGCTGGTATATCGATACAATCAAAAAAGCGGATCTGATGAGCTATTCTCCGGTCCGCGGCTGTATCGTATTTAAACCGGACGGCTATGAGATTTGGGAGCACATTCAGAGGGAACTTGACGGAAGGTTCAAAGAAACCGGGCACCGCAACGCATATTTCCCTATGTTTATTCCGGAGAGCTTCTTTCAGAAGGAAAAAGAACATGTCGAAGGCTTTAACCCGGAGCTGCCTTGGGTAACTGAAGCTGGCGGAGAGAAACTGGAGGAGCGGCTTGCCATTCGCCCGACGTCGGAAACGATGATTGGACATATGTATTCCGAGTGGATTAACTCTTATCGGGACCTGCCGCTGCTCATTAACCAGTGGGCTAACGTCGTTCGGTGGGAAAAGCGTACCCTACCGTTTCTGCGTACGACCGAATTTCTTTGGCAGGAAGGTCATACGGCACATGAGGACGAGCTGGACGCACGTAAAGAAACGATGCAGATGCTGGAAATTTACCGTGATTTTGCGGAAAATTTTCTTGCGATTCCCGTTATCATGGGACAAAAAACGCCTTCCGAGAAATTCGCCGGAGCCGTTGATACGTATTCTATCGAAGCTATGATGAAGGACGGAAAAGCAGTACAAGCCGGAACCTCTCATTATTTGGGTACAAACTTTGCAGTAGCATTTGACATCAAATATTTGGATCGGGAAAACCAGCATCAATTTTGCCACACCACTTCATGGGGCGTTAGCACCCGGTTGATCGGCGCGTTGATTATGGTACACGGAGACGACCGTGGGCTGGCTCTGCCGCCAAAAGTCGCTCCGACGCAGGTCGTTATGATTCCAATCGGACCACCCAAAACACGCGATCAGGTGGTCGGTCGGGTAAACGAGCTTTATGATCAGCTGAAGAAGGCTGGTGTGCGTGTGAAAGTGGATGACCGCCCCGATCAAAGCCCGGGTTGGAAATTCAATGAATACGAAATGCGTGGAGTTCCGGTTCGCGTCGAACTCGGACCGCGTGATATGGAGAATGGTCAAGTGGTATTAGTTTCCCGGATTACCGGCGAGAAGCGTATGGTGGCCCAAGACCAATTTTTAGCAGAAGTCCAAAAGCTATTGACGGAGACGCAGCAGGAAATGTATGATCGAGCCAAGCGCTTCCGAGATGAAAGTATGACGGAAGCAGACTCGATGGATGAGCTGAAGTCGTTCCTCGAACTGAAACGGGGCTTCGCGCTGTCCGGCTGGTGCGGTTCGAACGCTTGCGAAGCGCACGTGAAGGAAGAAACAGGCGCCACGAGCCGAAATATTCCATTCGAGCCTAGCACGACCAAAACCAAATGCCTCGTCTGTGGTTCGGAAGCCAAGCATACCGTCTTGTTCGGACGAGCTTACTGA